The Streptomyces sp. NBC_00670 genome window below encodes:
- a CDS encoding class I SAM-dependent methyltransferase, producing the protein MTTLDTATGDTAPADTTAAAGWDSWQESWDRQQEWYMPDREDRFRIMLDMVEALTGPAPRVLDLACGTGTITARLLARFPDATSTGVDLDPALLTIARGTFEGDRRVTFVEADLKDPDWPKRLPYDSYDAVLTATALHWLHKDPLAALYGRLAGLVRDGGVFMNADHMIDETTPRINAAERAQRHARMDEARRAGAVDWADWWRRAAEDPALAGPTARRFEIYGEHADGDEPSARWHARVLREKGFAEARPVWCSPSDTLLLALK; encoded by the coding sequence ATGACGACGCTCGACACGGCAACGGGAGACACGGCTCCGGCGGACACCACGGCGGCGGCCGGCTGGGACTCCTGGCAGGAGAGCTGGGACCGGCAGCAGGAGTGGTACATGCCGGACCGGGAAGACCGCTTCCGGATCATGCTGGACATGGTGGAGGCCCTCACCGGCCCCGCGCCCCGCGTCCTCGACCTCGCCTGCGGCACCGGCACCATCACCGCCCGGCTCCTCGCCCGCTTCCCCGACGCCACCAGCACCGGCGTCGACCTCGACCCCGCGCTGCTCACCATCGCCCGCGGCACCTTCGAGGGCGACAGGCGGGTGACCTTCGTCGAGGCCGACCTGAAGGACCCCGACTGGCCCAAGCGGCTCCCGTACGACTCCTACGACGCCGTCCTGACCGCCACCGCCCTGCACTGGCTGCACAAGGACCCCCTCGCGGCACTCTACGGACGCCTCGCGGGGCTCGTCCGCGACGGCGGTGTCTTCATGAACGCGGACCACATGATCGACGAGACCACGCCCCGGATCAACGCGGCCGAGCGCGCCCAGCGCCACGCCCGCATGGACGAGGCCAGGCGGGCCGGCGCCGTCGACTGGGCCGACTGGTGGCGGCGGGCCGCCGAGGACCCGGCGCTCGCCGGACCCACCGCCCGCCGCTTCGAGATCTACGGCGAGCACGCCGACGGCGACGAGCCCTCCGCGCGGTGGCACGCGCGCGTGCTGCGCGAGAAGGGGTTCGCCGAGGCACGCCCGGTGTGGTGCTCCCCGTCGGACACGCTGCTGCTCGCCCTCAAGTAG
- a CDS encoding amino acid ABC transporter ATP-binding protein, which translates to MTSLSKDIATGGSGGPMVRAEGVHKSFGLAHILKGIDLEVNPREVFCLIGPSGSGKSTFLRCINHLEKISAGRLYVDGDLVGYRQKGDKLYELKESEVAAQRRDIGMVFQRFNLFPHMTALENVMEAPVQVKRETKAVARERAQRLLDRVGLGDRTGHYPAQLSGGQQQRVAIARALAMQPKLMLFDEPTSALDPELVGEVLDVMRDLAEDGMTMIVVTHEMGFAREVGDSLVFMDDGVVVESGHPRQVLTDPQHERTKSFLSKVL; encoded by the coding sequence ATGACCAGTCTGAGCAAGGACATCGCCACGGGCGGCAGCGGCGGTCCGATGGTCCGGGCCGAGGGCGTGCACAAGTCCTTCGGGCTCGCGCACATCCTCAAGGGCATCGACCTGGAGGTGAACCCGCGCGAGGTGTTCTGCCTGATCGGCCCGTCCGGCTCCGGCAAGTCCACCTTCCTGCGGTGCATCAACCACCTGGAGAAGATCAGCGCCGGCCGGCTCTACGTCGACGGCGACCTGGTCGGCTACCGGCAGAAGGGCGACAAGCTCTACGAGCTGAAGGAGTCGGAGGTCGCGGCGCAGCGGCGGGACATCGGCATGGTGTTCCAGCGCTTCAACCTCTTCCCGCACATGACGGCGCTGGAGAACGTCATGGAGGCGCCGGTCCAGGTCAAGCGCGAGACCAAGGCCGTGGCCCGCGAGCGCGCCCAGCGGCTCCTGGACCGCGTCGGCCTCGGCGACCGCACCGGCCACTACCCGGCGCAGCTCTCCGGCGGCCAGCAGCAGCGTGTCGCCATCGCCCGTGCGCTGGCGATGCAGCCGAAGCTGATGCTGTTCGACGAGCCGACCTCGGCGCTCGACCCGGAGCTGGTCGGCGAGGTGCTCGACGTGATGCGGGACCTCGCGGAGGACGGGATGACGATGATCGTCGTCACCCACGAGATGGGCTTCGCCCGTGAGGTCGGCGACTCGCTGGTCTTCATGGACGACGGTGTGGTGGTCGAGTCCGGCCATCCGCGCCAGGTCCTGACCGACCCGCAGCACGAGCGCACGAAGTCGTTCCTGTCGAAGGTGCTCTGA
- a CDS encoding amino acid ABC transporter permease, whose amino-acid sequence MTDIVDKVPAPVPPEQIKAIPVRHYGRWVAGAAVVAILVLIGIAFSNAEIHYDVIPDYLTDGTILSGVWHTLYISVLAMLLGLVLGVILAVMRMSSNPVTSTVSWFYIWFFRGTPVLVQLLLWYNISLIFPILNLGFYKDEMNQVMTPFLAALLGLGLNEAAYMSEIVRAGIQSVDTGQTEASHALGMTQAKTLRRVVLPQAMRVIVPPTGNEFINMLKTSSLAYAVQFNEVIKRSTDISSTSLAVVEMYFVASIWYLILTSVFSVGQYYLERRYARGSTRSLPPTPLQRLRRNLRQFGSFRRPEVAR is encoded by the coding sequence GTGACCGACATTGTCGACAAGGTTCCGGCGCCGGTGCCGCCGGAACAGATCAAGGCCATCCCGGTGCGCCACTACGGCCGCTGGGTGGCCGGCGCCGCCGTCGTCGCCATCCTGGTGCTGATCGGCATCGCGTTCTCCAACGCGGAGATCCACTACGACGTCATCCCGGACTACCTGACCGACGGCACCATCCTGTCGGGCGTCTGGCACACGCTGTACATCTCGGTGCTGGCCATGCTGCTCGGCCTGGTGCTCGGCGTGATCCTCGCCGTGATGCGGATGTCGTCGAACCCGGTCACCAGCACGGTGTCGTGGTTCTACATCTGGTTCTTCCGCGGCACTCCGGTGCTGGTCCAGCTGCTCCTCTGGTACAACATCTCGCTCATCTTCCCCATCCTGAACCTGGGGTTCTACAAGGACGAGATGAACCAGGTGATGACGCCGTTCCTGGCGGCGCTGCTGGGCCTGGGCCTCAATGAGGCCGCGTACATGTCGGAGATCGTCCGGGCCGGCATCCAGTCGGTCGACACGGGCCAGACCGAGGCCTCGCACGCGCTGGGCATGACGCAGGCCAAGACGCTGCGGCGGGTGGTGCTGCCGCAGGCGATGCGGGTGATCGTGCCGCCGACCGGCAACGAGTTCATCAACATGCTGAAGACCTCGTCGCTGGCGTACGCGGTGCAGTTCAACGAGGTGATCAAGCGCTCCACGGACATCTCCAGCACCTCGCTCGCGGTGGTCGAGATGTACTTCGTCGCCTCGATCTGGTACCTGATCCTCACCAGCGTCTTCAGCGTCGGCCAGTACTACCTGGAGCGGCGTTACGCCCGCGGCTCGACGCGCAGCCTGCCGCCGACCCCGCTGCAGCGGCTGCGGCGCAACCTCCGTCAGTTCGGTTCGTTCCGCCGTCCGGAGGTGGCCCGATGA
- a CDS encoding ABC transporter substrate-binding protein: MTAGTTRRTTAARSRTAAVGALAVAGTLLLAGCGDQTDKGSDSGSDSSSSSSSAPLADKLPSDIRKAGVIKVGSDIAYPPVEFMKDGKATGIDPDIADALGKQLGVKFQFQNGKFDQLIVGLQAGRTQVIMSAMNDTKDRQNGIDSDNGKKAGDGIDFVDYFTAGTSILVQKGNPKGIKTLDDLCGRVVALQRGTTSEGVAKAQNKKCKEDGKKAITLQTFDTDPEALLRLKQGASVADLNDFPVAAYNAKTSGGGKDFEVIGDQIEAGPYGIGVDKKNTQLRDALQAAVDAIIKNGEYKKILEKWNVTDGGVTEAKINGGS; encoded by the coding sequence ATGACCGCAGGCACCACCCGTCGTACGACCGCCGCGCGCTCCCGGACAGCCGCGGTCGGCGCCCTCGCGGTCGCGGGCACCCTGCTGCTTGCCGGCTGCGGTGACCAGACCGACAAGGGCAGCGACAGCGGCTCGGACTCGAGCTCCTCGTCGTCCTCGGCCCCGCTCGCCGACAAGCTCCCCTCCGACATACGCAAGGCCGGGGTCATCAAGGTCGGCTCGGACATCGCCTACCCGCCGGTCGAGTTCATGAAGGACGGCAAGGCCACCGGCATCGACCCGGACATCGCCGACGCCCTCGGCAAGCAGCTGGGCGTGAAGTTCCAGTTCCAGAACGGCAAGTTCGACCAGCTCATCGTGGGTCTGCAGGCCGGCCGCACCCAGGTGATCATGTCGGCGATGAACGACACCAAGGACCGCCAGAACGGCATCGACTCGGACAACGGCAAGAAGGCCGGCGACGGCATCGACTTCGTCGACTACTTCACCGCCGGCACCTCGATCCTCGTCCAGAAGGGCAACCCCAAGGGCATCAAGACCCTGGACGACCTGTGCGGCAGGGTCGTCGCCCTGCAGCGCGGCACCACCTCCGAGGGCGTCGCCAAGGCGCAGAACAAGAAGTGCAAGGAGGACGGCAAGAAGGCCATCACGCTGCAGACCTTCGACACCGACCCCGAGGCGCTGCTCCGTCTGAAGCAGGGCGCCTCCGTCGCCGATCTCAACGACTTCCCCGTCGCGGCCTACAACGCCAAGACCTCCGGCGGCGGCAAGGACTTCGAGGTCATCGGCGACCAGATCGAGGCGGGCCCGTACGGCATCGGCGTCGACAAGAAGAACACCCAGCTGCGCGACGCGCTCCAGGCGGCCGTGGACGCCATCATCAAGAACGGCGAGTACAAGAAGATCCTCGAGAAGTGGAACGTCACGGACGGCGGCGTCACCGAGGCCAAGATCAACGGTGGCTCCTGA
- a CDS encoding NAD(P)-dependent malic enzyme: MAAEIVNPRSDSGAAQDGGAEPLDSFDAFDPAFALHRGGKMAVQATVPVRDRDDLSLAYTPGVAKVCSAIAEQPELVHDYTWKSAVVAVVTDGTAVLGLGDIGPEASLPVMEGKAILFKQFGGVDAVPIALDCTGVDEIVETVARLAPSFGGINLEDISAPRCFEIERRLQERLDIPVFHDDQHGTAVVTLAALRNAARLTGRTLGQLRAVISGAGAAGVAIAKMLVEAGIGDVAVADRKGVVSRDREDLTPVKRELAALTNKAGLSGSLESALAGADVFIGVSGGTVPEPAVASMADGAFVFAMANPNPEVHPEVAHKYAAVVATGRSDFPNQINNVLAFPGIFAGALQVRASRITEGMKIAAAEALAAVVGDDLAADYVIPSPFDERVAPAVTAAVAAAARAEGVARR, encoded by the coding sequence GTGGCAGCCGAGATCGTCAACCCTCGCAGCGACAGCGGTGCGGCGCAGGACGGCGGGGCGGAGCCCCTCGATTCCTTCGACGCCTTCGACCCGGCGTTCGCGCTGCACCGCGGCGGCAAGATGGCCGTCCAGGCCACCGTTCCGGTCCGGGACAGGGACGACCTGTCCCTCGCCTACACCCCCGGTGTCGCGAAGGTGTGCAGCGCCATCGCGGAACAGCCGGAACTCGTCCATGACTACACGTGGAAGTCCGCCGTCGTCGCCGTCGTCACCGACGGCACGGCCGTCCTCGGTCTCGGGGACATCGGTCCCGAGGCCTCCCTCCCGGTGATGGAGGGCAAGGCGATCCTGTTCAAGCAGTTCGGCGGCGTCGACGCGGTGCCGATCGCGCTCGACTGCACCGGAGTGGACGAGATCGTCGAGACCGTCGCCCGGCTCGCGCCCTCCTTCGGCGGCATCAACCTGGAGGACATCTCCGCGCCCCGGTGCTTCGAGATCGAGCGCCGGCTCCAGGAGCGCCTCGACATTCCCGTCTTCCACGACGACCAGCACGGCACGGCGGTCGTGACGCTGGCCGCGCTGCGCAACGCCGCCCGGCTGACCGGGCGCACGCTGGGGCAGCTGCGTGCGGTGATCTCCGGGGCGGGGGCGGCCGGGGTCGCCATCGCCAAGATGCTCGTCGAGGCCGGCATCGGCGACGTCGCCGTGGCCGACCGCAAGGGCGTCGTCTCGCGCGACCGCGAGGATCTGACGCCGGTCAAGCGGGAGCTGGCCGCGCTCACCAACAAGGCCGGGCTGTCCGGCTCGCTGGAGTCCGCCCTCGCCGGCGCCGACGTCTTCATCGGCGTCTCCGGCGGTACGGTGCCGGAGCCGGCGGTGGCCTCGATGGCGGACGGCGCGTTCGTGTTCGCCATGGCCAACCCGAACCCCGAGGTGCACCCGGAGGTCGCGCACAAGTACGCGGCCGTCGTCGCCACGGGGCGGTCCGACTTCCCCAACCAGATCAACAACGTGCTGGCCTTTCCCGGGATCTTCGCGGGGGCGCTGCAGGTGCGGGCCTCGCGGATCACGGAGGGGATGAAGATCGCGGCGGCGGAGGCGTTGGCGGCGGTCGTCGGCGACGACCTCGCGGCGGACTACGTGATTCCCTCGCCGTTCGACGAGCGGGTCGCTCCGGCGGTGACGGCGGCGGTGGCCGCGGCGGCGCGGGCGGAGGGGGTTGCTCGGCGCTGA